From a single Streptomyces cinnamoneus genomic region:
- a CDS encoding DUF1876 domain-containing protein, protein MPHTTEWNVRLRLSEDEGTTKAQVVLETGTTSLTGRGTAQRAPGDKDVPEIGDEFAVGRALRDLGDKLLSTAAHDVEAVGAAPEPRTSPSYGWPV, encoded by the coding sequence ATGCCGCACACGACCGAGTGGAACGTTCGCCTTCGACTTTCCGAGGACGAGGGAACGACGAAGGCCCAGGTGGTGCTGGAGACGGGAACCACCTCGCTCACCGGCCGGGGAACAGCCCAGCGCGCCCCCGGCGACAAGGACGTCCCGGAGATCGGCGACGAGTTCGCCGTGGGCCGGGCCCTGCGCGACCTCGGCGACAAGCTGCTGAGCACCGCCGCGCACGACGTCGAGGCCGTGGGGGCCGCGCCGGAGCCCAGGACCTCGCCGTCCTACGGCTGGCCCGTGTGA
- a CDS encoding HIT family protein translates to MDCIFCAIAAGATAAHLVLEDETAVAFLDARPLFPGHVLVVPRRHAETLTDLPAGDLGPFFTRVQRVAGAVERAMDAAGSFVAANNRVSQSVPHFHVHVVPRNRKDGLRGFFWPRTRYGSDEEAAAVAARLRAALGED, encoded by the coding sequence GTGGACTGCATCTTCTGTGCGATCGCGGCCGGCGCGACGGCCGCTCACCTCGTCCTGGAGGACGAGACGGCGGTGGCGTTCCTGGACGCGCGTCCGTTGTTCCCGGGCCATGTGCTGGTGGTGCCCCGGCGGCACGCCGAGACGCTCACCGACCTGCCCGCCGGGGACCTCGGACCGTTCTTCACCCGGGTGCAGCGGGTCGCGGGCGCGGTGGAGCGCGCCATGGACGCCGCCGGCTCGTTCGTGGCCGCCAACAACCGGGTCAGCCAGTCCGTGCCCCACTTCCACGTGCACGTCGTGCCGCGCAACCGCAAGGACGGTCTGCGGGGGTTCTTCTGGCCCCGTACGCGCTACGGCTCCGACGAGGAGGCGGCGGCGGTGGCGGCCCGGTTGCGTGCGGCGCTCGGTGAGGACTAG
- a CDS encoding phosphoribosyltransferase family protein, with the protein MRFIDRVDAGRRLAERLEHLRDERPVVLGLPRGGVPVAFEIAHALRAPLDVILVRKLGVPYHRELGFGAIGEGGVRVVSDDIVRMSRIDEDDLAEVQRGEEAELARQAERFRAGRPRVPLRGRTAVVVDDGIATGATASAAVQVAGAQGAARVVLAVPVAPPDTAETFRAKVDELVCLSTPAVFSAVGEWYHDFSQTEDEEVMELLRRNAAETRDEDAGGGGPGRLATGPVRLPVEGGAVELAGDLTLPEGAPGLVVFAHGSGSSRLSPRNRAVARALNDAGLATLLFDLLTPEEETDRANVFAVEPLARRLTEVTRWLRRRAAGPVCYFGASTGAAAALWAAADAPGGPDAGGVAAVVSRGGRPDLAGPRLGDVTAPTLLVVGGLDDVVLDLNRRAAQQLRCENRLAVVPGATHLFEEPGTLDAVADLARDWFTGHLTPAASAP; encoded by the coding sequence ATGCGATTCATCGACCGGGTGGACGCCGGTCGGCGCCTCGCCGAGCGGCTGGAACATCTGCGCGACGAACGTCCGGTCGTGCTGGGCCTGCCACGGGGCGGCGTTCCCGTGGCCTTCGAGATCGCCCACGCGCTGCGGGCGCCGCTCGACGTCATCCTCGTCCGCAAGCTGGGCGTGCCCTACCACCGCGAGCTCGGCTTCGGAGCCATCGGCGAGGGCGGGGTGCGGGTGGTCAGCGACGACATCGTCCGCATGAGCCGCATCGACGAGGACGACCTCGCCGAGGTCCAGCGCGGCGAGGAGGCGGAGCTGGCCCGGCAGGCCGAGCGGTTCCGCGCCGGGCGCCCGCGCGTCCCGCTGCGGGGCCGTACGGCCGTGGTGGTCGACGACGGCATCGCGACCGGCGCCACCGCGTCCGCCGCCGTCCAGGTGGCGGGGGCGCAGGGAGCCGCCCGGGTGGTGCTGGCCGTGCCGGTGGCGCCCCCGGACACGGCCGAGACGTTCCGGGCGAAGGTGGACGAGCTGGTGTGCCTGTCCACTCCGGCGGTCTTCTCCGCGGTGGGCGAGTGGTACCACGACTTCTCCCAGACCGAGGACGAGGAGGTCATGGAGCTCCTGCGCCGCAACGCGGCGGAGACCCGCGACGAGGACGCGGGAGGCGGCGGCCCCGGCCGGCTCGCGACGGGCCCGGTGCGGCTGCCGGTGGAGGGCGGGGCCGTCGAGCTCGCCGGCGACCTGACCCTCCCCGAGGGCGCCCCCGGGCTGGTGGTCTTCGCGCACGGCAGCGGCAGCAGCCGGCTGAGTCCCCGCAACCGCGCGGTGGCCCGCGCCCTGAACGACGCGGGCCTGGCCACCCTCCTGTTCGACCTGCTCACCCCCGAGGAGGAGACCGACCGGGCCAACGTGTTCGCCGTCGAGCCGCTGGCGCGCCGGCTGACGGAGGTCACGCGCTGGCTGCGCCGTCGCGCGGCGGGGCCCGTCTGCTACTTCGGCGCGAGCACGGGCGCGGCAGCCGCCCTGTGGGCGGCCGCGGACGCCCCCGGCGGCCCGGACGCGGGCGGTGTCGCCGCCGTCGTCTCGCGCGGCGGCCGGCCCGATCTCGCGGGGCCCCGGCTGGGTGACGTCACGGCGCCGACCCTGCTCGTCGTGGGCGGCCTGGACGACGTGGTGCTCGACCTCAACCGCCGCGCCGCACAGCAGTTGCGCTGCGAGAACAGACTGGCCGTCGTGCCCGGCGCCACGCACCTCTTCGAGGAGCCCGGAACCCTGGACGCCGTCGCGGACCTCGCCCGCGACTGGTTCACCGGCCATCTGACGCCCGCCGCCTCCGCGCCGTAG
- a CDS encoding response regulator — translation MEQSQAFSRERPIRVFLLDDHEVVRRGIRDLLDGEDDITVVGEAGGIEHALARGPALRPDVAVLDVRLPDGDGISVCRELRSRLPGLACLMLTSFDDDDALLDAIMAGAAGYVLKQIKGSDLVAAIRTVASGQSMLDPATTARLMSSLRGEDETGPQDARLAGLSPRERDILALVGAGLTNRQIGKELFLSEKTVKNHISRLLAKLGVERRIQAAVIASQAAGRG, via the coding sequence GTGGAGCAGTCACAGGCGTTCTCCCGGGAGAGGCCGATCCGGGTCTTCCTCCTGGACGACCACGAGGTCGTCCGGCGCGGCATCCGCGACCTGCTGGACGGCGAGGACGACATCACGGTCGTCGGCGAGGCCGGCGGCATCGAGCACGCCCTGGCCCGCGGCCCGGCCCTGCGCCCCGACGTCGCCGTGCTGGACGTGCGGCTGCCGGACGGCGACGGCATCTCGGTGTGCCGGGAACTGCGCTCGCGCCTGCCGGGTCTCGCCTGTCTGATGCTGACGTCGTTCGACGACGACGACGCCCTGCTGGACGCGATCATGGCCGGGGCGGCGGGCTACGTCCTCAAGCAGATCAAGGGCTCCGACCTGGTCGCCGCGATCCGTACGGTCGCCTCCGGCCAGTCCATGCTGGATCCGGCCACGACGGCTCGTCTGATGAGCAGCCTGCGCGGCGAGGACGAGACAGGGCCGCAGGACGCCCGGCTGGCCGGCCTCTCCCCGCGCGAGCGCGACATCCTGGCCCTGGTGGGGGCCGGACTGACCAACCGCCAGATCGGCAAGGAGCTGTTCCTGTCCGAGAAGACGGTGAAGAACCACATCTCGCGCCTGCTCGCCAAGCTGGGCGTCGAGCGCCGCATCCAGGCGGCCGTGATCGCCTCCCAGGCGGCGGGCCGCGGCTGA
- a CDS encoding trypsin-like serine peptidase, with translation MRRPRRTTAGILLIAGALVTAGTQATAAAGAPPAPGTVHTLAASAAARQKASDYWTPDRMRTATPLDLLPVAPDAASAAPERGGRTTTVAPTAPAAPRTRSFPQAGAPWTGGGAVVRTSGRVFFTMQGRNASCSGDAVTSKNGSTVITAGHCVKYQGAWHTNWVFAPGYDNGQTPYGKWTASKTMSTPQWVANEQTGMNYDVGAAVVAPVDGKRLTDVVGAQGLEFNGGYNKAMYSFGFPAASPYDGTKLIHCSGKSSKDFLLTTDHGLGCNMTGGSSGGPWFTSFDEASGTGLQASVNSFGYVFLPNTMFGPYFGDDVKKLYDQAQTT, from the coding sequence GTGAGACGACCCCGCCGCACGACCGCCGGCATCCTGCTGATCGCCGGCGCCCTGGTCACCGCGGGCACGCAGGCCACCGCGGCCGCCGGCGCCCCGCCGGCACCAGGGACCGTTCACACCCTCGCGGCCTCGGCCGCCGCCCGGCAGAAGGCGAGCGACTACTGGACGCCCGACCGGATGCGGACGGCCACCCCGCTGGACCTCCTCCCGGTCGCCCCGGACGCCGCGTCCGCGGCGCCCGAGCGCGGCGGCAGGACGACGACCGTCGCGCCGACCGCCCCGGCCGCGCCACGGACCAGGTCCTTCCCCCAGGCCGGCGCCCCGTGGACGGGCGGGGGCGCCGTCGTCCGGACGTCCGGCCGCGTGTTCTTCACCATGCAGGGACGCAACGCCTCGTGTTCCGGCGACGCGGTCACCAGCAAGAACGGCAGCACCGTGATCACCGCCGGGCACTGCGTGAAGTACCAGGGCGCCTGGCACACCAACTGGGTGTTCGCTCCCGGCTACGACAACGGGCAGACCCCGTACGGCAAGTGGACCGCGAGCAAGACGATGTCCACCCCGCAGTGGGTGGCCAACGAGCAGACGGGCATGAACTACGACGTGGGCGCCGCCGTCGTGGCCCCCGTGGACGGCAAGAGGCTCACCGACGTCGTCGGGGCCCAGGGCCTGGAGTTCAACGGCGGCTACAACAAGGCCATGTACTCCTTCGGCTTCCCCGCCGCCTCCCCGTACGACGGCACCAAGCTCATCCACTGCAGCGGCAAGAGCTCCAAGGACTTCCTGCTGACCACCGACCACGGCCTCGGCTGCAACATGACCGGCGGCTCGAGCGGCGGCCCGTGGTTCACCTCGTTCGACGAGGCCTCGGGCACCGGCCTGCAGGCCTCGGTCAACAGCTTCGGCTACGTCTTCCTGCCGAACACGATGTTCGGCCCGTACTTCGGCGACGACGTCAAGAAGCTCTACGACCAGGCCCAGACCACCTGA
- a CDS encoding plasmid stabilization protein translates to MPRGSSPKRERQYEYIKDSVRDRGESEKRAKEIASRTVNKERARAGESKTASRTSLDDMSSSRRGGQRSHSGAQGPTKEQLYNEARQKNIHGRSDMTKEELKKALGR, encoded by the coding sequence ATGCCCAGAGGATCCAGCCCCAAGCGCGAGCGCCAGTACGAGTACATCAAGGACAGCGTGCGCGACCGCGGCGAGAGCGAGAAGCGGGCCAAGGAGATCGCGAGCCGCACCGTCAACAAGGAACGGGCCCGCGCGGGCGAGTCCAAGACCGCGAGCCGCACGTCCCTGGACGACATGTCGTCCTCGCGTCGCGGCGGCCAGCGCTCGCACTCCGGGGCCCAGGGGCCCACCAAGGAACAGCTGTACAACGAGGCCAGGCAGAAGAACATCCACGGCCGCTCGGACATGACCAAGGAGGAGCTGAAGAAGGCGCTCGGCCGCTGA
- a CDS encoding DUF72 domain-containing protein, with product MPLLVGTSGWQYKDWRGDLYPADLPQRLWLEEYAARFTTVENNNAFYRLPKPETFADWRERTPDGFVMAVKASRYLTHIKRLREPEEPVDRLMRHASGLGERLGPVLLQLPPTLRADAALLDAALACFPAGTRVAVEPRHDSWWTEEIRSVLEDRGAALCWADHDSRPVTPLWRTAGWGYVRFHCGRAQPWPRYGRQALGTWARRVADTWPDDADVYTYFNNDPGGAAVHDAAAFARAAACLGRTVSRTPDTS from the coding sequence ATGCCCCTCCTCGTCGGCACCTCCGGCTGGCAGTACAAGGACTGGCGCGGCGACCTCTACCCCGCGGACCTGCCGCAGCGGTTGTGGCTGGAGGAGTACGCGGCGCGGTTCACGACCGTCGAGAACAACAACGCCTTCTACCGGCTGCCCAAGCCCGAGACCTTCGCCGACTGGCGCGAGCGCACCCCCGACGGGTTCGTGATGGCCGTCAAGGCCAGCCGCTACCTCACCCACATCAAGCGGCTGCGCGAGCCCGAGGAGCCCGTCGACCGGCTCATGCGGCACGCCTCCGGGCTGGGGGAGCGGCTCGGTCCCGTGCTGCTCCAGCTGCCCCCGACGCTGCGGGCCGACGCCGCGCTCCTGGACGCCGCGCTCGCCTGCTTCCCCGCCGGGACGCGCGTCGCCGTCGAGCCCCGGCACGACTCCTGGTGGACGGAGGAGATCCGCTCGGTGCTGGAGGACCGGGGCGCCGCCCTGTGCTGGGCCGACCACGACTCCCGGCCGGTGACGCCGCTGTGGCGCACGGCCGGCTGGGGTTACGTGCGCTTCCACTGCGGCCGGGCGCAGCCGTGGCCGCGCTACGGACGGCAGGCGCTCGGCACCTGGGCCCGGCGCGTCGCCGACACCTGGCCCGACGACGCCGACGTGTACACCTACTTCAACAACGACCCCGGCGGCGCAGCCGTCCACGACGCGGCCGCCTTCGCCCGCGCCGCGGCCTGTCTGGGGCGCACGGTGAGCCGCACTCCGGACACTTCCTAG
- a CDS encoding DUF1876 domain-containing protein, which yields METIVDCNIQMEFREIDATTQADVRLKMHDGSQLAAQGIANRHPDDRRQQRVGEEVAAARALNGLAEQLLDKAGTDIQEVMHQDVHLSH from the coding sequence ATGGAGACGATCGTCGACTGCAACATCCAGATGGAGTTCCGCGAGATCGACGCCACCACGCAGGCCGACGTGCGTCTGAAGATGCACGACGGCTCGCAGCTCGCCGCTCAGGGCATCGCCAACCGCCATCCGGACGACCGCCGCCAGCAGCGGGTCGGCGAGGAGGTCGCGGCCGCCCGCGCCCTCAACGGCCTCGCCGAACAGCTGCTCGACAAGGCCGGCACCGACATCCAGGAGGTCATGCACCAGGACGTCCACCTGTCCCACTGA
- a CDS encoding phosphoketolase family protein gives MPDLPDRPGDPCDEELAALDAHWRAANYLSAGQIYLLDNPLLTEPLRPEHIKPRLLGHWGTSPGLNLVHTHLNRVIKARDLDALCVWGPGHGGPAVLAGSWLDGSYGETYPDVGRDARGMARLFRQFSFPGGVPSHVAPETPGSVHEGGELGYSLAHAYGAALDNPGLLVACVIGDGEAETGPLAASWHSNKFLDPVHDGAVLPILHLNGYKISNPAVLARLPETELDRLLHGYGHHPLHVGGDDPRQVHRDLARAMDTALDHIAVIQRSARAEGVTDRPSWPVIVLRTPKGWTGPAEVDGTPVEGTWRAHQVPLSGVRDDRGHLRQLEQWLRSYRPGELFDAEGRPTPAVLACVPEGPRRLGANPHANGGLLLRELPLPPLERHAVTVDKPGATQHEPTRVLGDLLEDVMTRTAERRDFRLVGPDETASNRLQAVFRATDKAWQATTLPTDEHLGRHGRVMEVLSEHLCQGWLEGYLLTGRHGFFSCYEAFVHIVDSMVNQHIKWLKVSRTLPWRRPVASLNYLLTSHVWRQDHNGFSHQDPGFVDHVLNKSADVVRVYFPPDANTLLSVADHVLRSRDHVNVVVAGKQPGFDWLDLEQARAHCARGAGIWTWAGTEESGREPDVVLAAAGDVPTQEVLAAASLLRRHLPDLAVRVVNVVDIARLMPSGEHPHGMPDAEFDALFTRDKPVVFAYHGYPWLIHRLAYRRAVHGDLHVRGYKESGSTTTPFDMVVRNDLDRYRLVMDVIDRVPGLAVRAAAVRQTMADARTRHHAWVREHGTDLPEVADWTWDG, from the coding sequence ATGCCGGACCTCCCCGACCGACCCGGTGACCCCTGCGACGAGGAACTGGCGGCGCTGGACGCCCACTGGCGGGCGGCCAACTACCTCTCGGCGGGCCAGATCTACCTGCTGGACAACCCCCTGCTCACCGAACCCCTGCGCCCGGAGCACATCAAGCCCCGGCTGCTCGGCCACTGGGGCACCTCGCCGGGGCTGAACCTCGTCCACACCCACCTCAACCGGGTGATCAAGGCACGGGACCTGGACGCCCTGTGCGTCTGGGGGCCCGGCCACGGCGGGCCGGCCGTCCTCGCGGGCTCCTGGCTGGACGGCAGCTACGGCGAGACCTACCCCGACGTCGGCCGGGACGCGCGCGGCATGGCCCGGCTCTTCCGCCAGTTCTCCTTCCCCGGCGGCGTGCCCAGCCACGTCGCGCCCGAGACGCCCGGATCCGTCCACGAGGGCGGCGAACTGGGCTACAGCCTCGCCCACGCCTACGGCGCCGCCCTCGACAACCCCGGCCTGCTCGTGGCCTGCGTCATCGGCGACGGCGAGGCCGAGACCGGCCCGCTGGCGGCCTCCTGGCACTCGAACAAGTTCCTCGACCCCGTCCACGACGGGGCGGTGCTGCCGATCCTCCACCTCAACGGCTACAAGATCTCCAACCCGGCCGTCCTGGCCCGGCTCCCCGAGACCGAGCTGGACCGGCTGCTGCACGGCTACGGCCACCACCCCCTCCACGTCGGCGGGGACGACCCCCGCCAGGTCCACCGCGACCTGGCCCGGGCCATGGACACCGCCCTGGACCACATCGCCGTCATCCAGCGCTCCGCCCGCGCCGAAGGCGTCACCGACCGGCCCTCCTGGCCCGTGATCGTCCTGCGGACGCCCAAGGGCTGGACCGGCCCCGCCGAGGTCGACGGCACCCCCGTGGAGGGCACCTGGCGCGCCCACCAGGTCCCGCTCAGCGGCGTCCGGGACGACCGGGGACACCTGCGGCAGCTGGAGCAGTGGCTGCGCTCGTACCGCCCCGGCGAACTCTTCGACGCCGAGGGCAGGCCCACACCCGCGGTGCTCGCGTGCGTACCGGAGGGGCCCCGCCGCCTCGGCGCGAACCCGCACGCCAACGGCGGCCTGCTGCTGCGCGAGCTGCCCCTGCCGCCGCTGGAGCGGCACGCGGTCACCGTCGACAAACCGGGCGCCACCCAACACGAACCCACGCGCGTCCTCGGGGACCTGCTGGAAGACGTCATGACCCGGACCGCCGAGCGCAGGGACTTCCGGCTCGTGGGCCCGGACGAGACGGCCTCGAACCGGCTCCAGGCCGTCTTCCGGGCCACCGACAAGGCGTGGCAGGCCACCACCCTGCCCACGGACGAACACCTAGGCCGGCACGGCAGGGTGATGGAGGTCCTCTCCGAGCACCTGTGCCAGGGATGGCTGGAGGGATACCTGCTCACCGGCCGGCACGGCTTCTTCTCCTGCTACGAGGCGTTCGTGCACATCGTCGACTCCATGGTCAACCAGCACATCAAATGGCTGAAGGTCTCCCGCACCCTGCCCTGGCGCCGGCCCGTCGCCTCGCTCAACTACCTGCTCACCTCGCACGTCTGGCGCCAGGACCACAACGGCTTCTCCCACCAGGACCCCGGCTTCGTCGACCACGTCCTCAACAAGAGCGCCGACGTCGTCCGCGTCTACTTCCCGCCCGACGCCAACACCCTGCTGTCGGTCGCCGACCACGTCCTGCGCAGCCGCGACCACGTCAACGTCGTCGTCGCCGGGAAACAGCCCGGCTTCGACTGGCTCGACCTGGAACAGGCCCGCGCCCACTGCGCCCGCGGCGCCGGCATCTGGACCTGGGCCGGCACCGAGGAGAGCGGCCGCGAGCCCGACGTCGTCCTCGCCGCCGCCGGCGACGTGCCCACGCAGGAGGTCCTGGCCGCCGCGAGCCTGCTCCGGCGCCACCTGCCGGACCTGGCCGTCCGGGTCGTCAACGTCGTCGACATCGCCCGCCTCATGCCGAGCGGCGAACACCCCCACGGCATGCCGGACGCCGAGTTCGACGCCCTGTTCACCCGCGACAAGCCGGTCGTCTTCGCCTACCACGGCTACCCCTGGCTCATCCACCGCCTGGCCTACCGGCGTGCGGTCCACGGCGACCTGCACGTGCGCGGCTACAAGGAGTCCGGGTCCACGACCACGCCGTTCGACATGGTCGTCCGCAACGACCTCGACCGCTACCGCCTGGTCATGGACGTCATCGACCGCGTCCCCGGCCTCGCCGTACGGGCCGCAGCAGTGCGCCAGACCATGGCCGACGCCCGCACCCGCCACCACGCCTGGGTCCGCGAGCACGGCACGGACCTGCCCGAGGTGGCCGACTGGACGTGGGACGGCTGA